In the genome of Magnolia sinica isolate HGM2019 chromosome 2, MsV1, whole genome shotgun sequence, one region contains:
- the LOC131237780 gene encoding uncharacterized protein LOC131237780 — MKQEEVNRCQIQEWYPKFKSLSIKTLIHELPESFVSYLLEDSKPFLLPLSISGDDALPRRNPNSYDDDDYKEDFEQDFEEESLKDSEEESPSPPCFPDLESQIKDSIETLSGAVFPKLNWSSPKDAAWIATTGTLRCSSFAEIALLLRSSDSAVHDLCHAYDSCMDKTSSRPPRFFLALRKWYPSFHPEMEFRCFVLNQHLVGISQREVTGFYPILLEKKSDLELLIREFFEENVQLGFESKDYTFDVYVTKDRRVKLMDFNPSGAFTLPLLFTWDELENFREERGEHVEFRIVESQCTVRPGLKTAVPYDYLDMSPGSGWDQFLRRADEELRRQAKSPDAGA; from the coding sequence ATGAAGCAAGAAGAAGTAAACCGCTGCCAAATCCAAGaatggtaccctaaattcaaatcTCTCTCCATCAAAACTCTAATCCATGAGCTCCCTGAATCCTTTGTCAGTTACCTTCTAGAAGATTCCAAACCCTTCCTCCTCCCACTTTCTATTTCCGGTGATGATGCCCTACCCCGCAGAAACCCAAACTCATACGATGATGATGATTACAAAGAAGATTTTGAACAGgattttgaagaagaatctcTGAAAGATTCTGAGGAAGAATCTCCATCCCCGCCTTGCTTCCCAGACCTTGAATCCCAAATAAAAGATTCCATTGAAACCCTCAGTGGTGCTGTTTTTCCCAAGCTGAATTGGAGCTCACCGAAGGATGCAGCTTGGATTGCCACGACTGGCACTCTCCGCTGCAGTTCCTTTGCCGAGATCGCTCTCCTTTTGAGATCATCTGACAGTGCAGTCCATGACCTTTGCCACGCATATGATTCGTGCATGGACAAGACTTCCTCGCGCCCACCTCGGTTCTTTCTTGCTCTCCGGAAATGGTACCCTTCCTTCCACCCCGAGATGGAATTCCGTTGCTTCGTTCTCAACCAACACCTTGTCGGCATCTCTCAGCGTGAGGTCACTGGATTCTACCCTATACTACTTGAGAAGAAATCAGATCTCGAACTATTGATTAGAGAATTCTTTGAGGAGAATGTGCAGTTGGGATTTGAATCGAAGGACTacacctttgatgtatatgttacaaaGGATAGGCGAGTGAAGCTCATGGATTTCAATCCTTCGGGGGCATTTACGCTTCCTCTACTGTTTACTTGGGATGAATTGGAGAACTTTCGGGAAGAGAGAGGTGAGCATGTTGAGTTCAGGATTGTTGAGAGTCAGTGCACAGTCCGCCCTGGGTTGAAGACCGCGGTTCCATACGATTACTTGGATATGAGCCCAGGGAGTGGTTGGGATCAGTTTCTGAGGAGAGCAGATGAGGAATTGAGGAGGCAGGCGAAATCTCCAGACGCTGGAGCCTGA